From Catharus ustulatus isolate bCatUst1 chromosome 6, bCatUst1.pri.v2, whole genome shotgun sequence, a single genomic window includes:
- the LOC116998124 gene encoding ARL14 effector protein: MDPCSVGVQLQATNECHKTYYTRHTGFKTKQDISSSDLLLLQLRTGITLSENNTICFHHAKIYIERFEDLQKSCCDPFNIHRKLSKKNLRAIDLDDAAFLSAKFGRQFVPGWKLCPKCMQIINGSVDVEPEERQRRKLDPDGRTAKALKSLQFTNPGRQTEFTPETSKREKRRLQTKISMFNSDRQVIPAKSKVYDSQGLLLYSGMDLCDCLDEDCLGCFYACPKCGSNKCGTECRCDRKWLYEQIEIEGGEIIRNKHVG; the protein is encoded by the exons ATGGATCCTTGTTCAGTTGGAGTTCAGCTTCAAGCTACCAACGAATGCCATAAGACCTATTACACCCGTCACACTGGCTTCAAGACTAAACAGGATATATCTTCATCTGAcctcctgctgcttcagctTAGGACTGGAATCACCCTGTCAGAGAACAACACCATCTGCTTCCACCATGCAAAAATTTACATTGAAAGATTTGAAGACTTACAAAAATCCTGTTGTGATCCCTTTAACATACACAGAAAACTATCAAAGAAAAACTTGCGAGCAATTGACTTAGATGATGCAGCTTTTCTAAGTGCCAAGTTCGGAAGACAGTTTGTTCCTGGCTGGAAGCTTTGTCCCAAATGTATGCAGATTATAAATGGAAGTGTGGATGTGGAACCTGAGGAGCgacaaagaagaaaactggATCCAGAT gggCGTACAGCTAAGGCTTTAAAGTCACTCCAGTTTACTAACCCAGGACGACAGACTGAGTTCACTCCAGAGACcagtaaaagggaaaaaagaaggctgcaaacaaaaatatcaatgTTTAATTCAGACAG GCAAGTGATACCAGCCAAGAGTAAAGTGTATGACAGCCAGGGCCTGCTGCTGTACAGTGGGATGGACCTGTGTGACTGCCTGGATGAAGATTGCCTGGGCTGTTTCTACGCCTGCCCCAAGTGTGGCTCCAACAAGTGCGGCACGGAATGTCGCTGTGACCGCAAGTGGCTCTACGAGCAGATTGAGATCGAGGGGGGAGAGATCATTAGAAATAAGCATGTTGGGTAG